A window of the Halorarum halophilum genome harbors these coding sequences:
- a CDS encoding zinc metalloprotease, whose product MGQKIPTRTTRRRFLGGVGAGLAATLAGSVPAAAEPGLLGVPRGRTCGSPTDADSLELRDAERSTSEYAWSEPKPGRTKFEVVVYQTSAVAETAAEQGVPESMPIDLVRMHLELAEPYAFRTRRGGTLEYEEPGGMHETWDDLYEQGVQDVDADGVLVLTGDVDPELAGHGKQGLGVSEAGRIAELKWRRIGKAYSRGENQLVTAMHEVGHVFGLEHDDYEFTERETSRGLEEYWATAMVRTDLVEEAYGKQAQFSTRSRGKLLARLD is encoded by the coding sequence CGCGACGCCGATTCCTGGGAGGAGTCGGCGCTGGCCTGGCGGCGACGCTGGCGGGGAGCGTTCCCGCGGCGGCTGAGCCGGGACTGCTGGGAGTACCGCGTGGGAGGACGTGCGGATCGCCGACGGACGCCGACTCGCTGGAGCTGCGCGACGCCGAGCGTAGCACGAGCGAGTACGCCTGGAGCGAGCCGAAGCCGGGACGGACGAAGTTCGAGGTCGTGGTGTACCAGACGAGCGCGGTCGCCGAGACAGCAGCCGAACAGGGCGTCCCGGAGAGCATGCCTATCGACCTCGTCCGCATGCACCTCGAGCTGGCGGAGCCGTACGCATTCCGCACGCGCCGCGGTGGGACGCTGGAGTACGAGGAGCCTGGCGGGATGCACGAGACCTGGGACGACCTGTACGAGCAGGGTGTCCAGGACGTCGACGCGGATGGGGTGCTCGTCCTGACGGGCGACGTCGACCCGGAGCTCGCAGGACACGGCAAGCAGGGCCTCGGGGTGTCGGAAGCAGGACGCATTGCCGAGCTCAAGTGGCGCCGAATCGGGAAGGCGTACTCGCGCGGAGAGAATCAGCTCGTCACCGCCATGCACGAGGTCGGCCACGTGTTCGGGCTGGAGCACGACGACTACGAGTTCACGGAGCGGGAGACGTCGCGGGGCCTCGAGGAGTACTGGGCGACGGCGATGGTCCGGACTGACCTGGTGGAGGAGGCGTACGGGAAGCAAGCCCAGTTCAGCACGCGATCGCGCGGGAAACTGCTGGCCCGCCTCGACTGA
- a CDS encoding helix-turn-helix domain-containing protein, producing the protein MTQNPTQMEATEPIARVNELNLTLDKHEPMEQLMTMLEAAGIDDDQIVSAHISIEFVDQSGLPTLGEADQLDGIDTKSQHTRYTIDDFEADMADVADDTDAKQSETEQPEPQAEVALNVAPYADVPTVEYGSQRYAILKHAEKLTDEGEWAIPGEIADQLDIPHASVSSSFGKYADKEIVERAEREGMQQPAYKYQITLLGREMLRRSEFAEEQRQNEGE; encoded by the coding sequence ATGACCCAGAATCCCACCCAGATGGAAGCAACCGAGCCGATAGCCCGCGTCAACGAGCTCAATCTGACGCTCGACAAGCACGAACCAATGGAACAGCTGATGACCATGCTCGAGGCCGCTGGGATCGACGATGATCAGATCGTCAGCGCCCACATCTCGATCGAGTTCGTCGATCAGAGTGGACTCCCGACCCTCGGCGAAGCCGACCAGCTCGATGGGATCGATACCAAATCGCAGCACACGCGATACACGATCGACGACTTCGAAGCGGACATGGCGGACGTGGCCGACGACACCGATGCCAAGCAGTCGGAGACAGAACAACCGGAGCCGCAGGCGGAGGTCGCGTTGAACGTGGCTCCGTACGCCGACGTGCCGACGGTCGAATACGGCTCACAGCGGTACGCCATCCTGAAACACGCGGAGAAGCTGACTGACGAGGGTGAGTGGGCGATCCCGGGAGAGATCGCCGACCAGCTCGACATCCCGCACGCGTCGGTCAGTTCGTCGTTCGGCAAGTACGCCGACAAGGAGATCGTCGAACGTGCGGAACGAGAGGGAATGCAACAGCCCGCCTACAAGTACCAGATCACGCTTCTCGGTCGCGAGATGCTCCGCCGGTCGGAGTTCGCAGAAGAGCAGCGCCAGAACGAGGGTGAATGA
- a CDS encoding terminase large subunit domain-containing protein gives MSELVEGKGAIDLRNYKPHFTAGIADPVEAHKTFENWCCRVKDQLIEASGITLRPYQKEFSDRIVKSVVRKDGQTFFAEWARQSGKTETLASTAYAISVLFAPIRIGIFGPKQRQAEIMWDRVKERYNQRLLDGLGLEIETYGGNTFKLSSGSVVQAITAGSGNIEGETFDLILIDETQKISRRMLLAEIWPMGAETNATKCCIGTPHFQDCWFREQLERLKGTPFCMIYDWRTPAKYSKNYRRSIARQLEQMSPESDEFRTQYELEWILEAGMFITYEDWRRMNPPPLMAPYVTKDDLHRDGSLQDKWQIRAGLDLAKTQDSTVLTVTGKYFGSWDPYHDNFSTETIVLLDIVEMQNVEYPDQMDVIKAELDRWGADVVGVDSNGVGDPMTDMLKRELSQHVEGIKFSSSSKHDLYKHVERKIKVEEEWDYCDFVIPKQIHEYEHLEVPMRKMEQQWLELIKDYNGSRMKVEAKEGGHDDFPDSAALAMWVQDADYNIDQKHMTSPTPVLGSFNVGY, from the coding sequence ATGTCCGAGTTGGTCGAGGGCAAAGGCGCGATCGACCTTCGAAACTACAAGCCGCATTTCACAGCCGGGATCGCTGACCCGGTCGAGGCGCACAAGACGTTCGAGAACTGGTGTTGCCGGGTCAAAGACCAGTTGATCGAAGCGTCCGGCATCACACTCCGGCCGTACCAGAAGGAGTTCTCCGACCGCATCGTCAAGAGCGTCGTCCGCAAGGACGGACAGACGTTCTTCGCTGAGTGGGCTCGTCAGTCAGGGAAGACGGAGACGCTCGCGTCGACGGCGTATGCGATCTCCGTCCTGTTCGCTCCCATCCGCATCGGGATTTTCGGCCCGAAGCAGCGTCAGGCCGAGATCATGTGGGACCGCGTCAAGGAACGGTACAACCAGCGGCTCCTTGACGGGCTCGGGCTCGAGATCGAGACGTACGGCGGGAACACGTTCAAATTGTCGTCCGGTTCTGTGGTCCAGGCAATCACCGCGGGCTCAGGGAACATTGAGGGGGAGACGTTCGACCTGATCCTGATCGACGAGACGCAGAAGATCAGCCGGCGGATGCTGCTTGCCGAGATCTGGCCGATGGGCGCTGAGACGAACGCAACGAAGTGCTGTATCGGCACGCCGCACTTCCAGGACTGCTGGTTCCGCGAGCAGCTCGAACGGCTCAAGGGAACGCCGTTCTGCATGATCTACGACTGGCGGACGCCCGCGAAGTACTCGAAGAACTACCGGCGCTCGATCGCGAGACAGCTCGAGCAGATGAGCCCAGAGTCCGACGAGTTCCGGACCCAGTACGAGCTCGAGTGGATTCTGGAGGCCGGGATGTTCATCACGTACGAGGACTGGCGGCGGATGAACCCACCGCCGCTGATGGCACCCTACGTCACCAAGGATGACTTGCACCGGGATGGGTCCCTTCAGGACAAGTGGCAAATCCGCGCCGGACTGGACCTCGCGAAGACGCAGGACTCGACCGTACTGACGGTCACGGGCAAGTACTTCGGTTCGTGGGACCCGTACCACGACAACTTCAGCACCGAGACGATCGTGCTCCTGGACATCGTGGAGATGCAGAACGTCGAGTATCCCGACCAGATGGACGTGATCAAAGCGGAACTCGACCGATGGGGAGCGGACGTCGTCGGGGTGGACTCGAACGGCGTGGGTGACCCGATGACGGACATGCTCAAGCGGGAGCTGAGCCAGCACGTCGAAGGTATCAAGTTCAGCTCGTCGTCGAAGCACGACCTGTACAAGCACGTCGAGCGGAAGATCAAGGTCGAGGAGGAGTGGGACTACTGCGACTTCGTGATCCCGAAGCAGATCCACGAGTACGAGCACCTGGAGGTACCCATGCGGAAGATGGAGCAGCAGTGGCTCGAGCTGATCAAGGATTACAACGGGTCGCGGATGAAGGTCGAGGCGAAGGAGGGCGGGCACGACGACTTCCCGGACTCGGCCGCGCTCGCCATGTGGGTCCAGGACGCCGACTACAACATCGACCAGAAGCACATGACGTCGCCGACCCCGGTGCTCGGTTCGTTCAACGTCGGCTACTGA
- a CDS encoding cysteine peptidase family C39 domain-containing protein → MNHVPQESWNDCAPACLAMVTDLPLATVRDEVSVPTSHAEIHGFLLRHTNGSRLITILDPLPVGELRDHADLFADDRPFDERTLILTVESPNPEVEWHAVVVHEGELMDPQLYWEELSEIDDVLCTWGFEVDLRE, encoded by the coding sequence ATGAACCACGTCCCCCAGGAGAGCTGGAACGACTGCGCTCCGGCGTGTTTGGCGATGGTGACCGATCTCCCGCTCGCGACCGTCAGGGATGAAGTATCGGTTCCAACGTCGCACGCAGAGATCCACGGATTCCTGCTTCGCCACACGAACGGGTCCCGCCTGATTACGATTCTGGACCCGCTCCCCGTCGGCGAGCTCCGTGATCATGCTGACCTGTTCGCCGACGACCGACCGTTCGATGAGCGAACCCTGATCCTGACCGTCGAATCGCCGAACCCCGAAGTGGAGTGGCACGCGGTCGTCGTCCACGAAGGTGAGCTCATGGACCCACAGCTGTACTGGGAGGAGCTCAGCGAGATCGACGACGTCCTCTGCACGTGGGGATTCGAAGTCGACCTGCGCGAGTAG